From a single Natronorubrum tibetense GA33 genomic region:
- a CDS encoding pirin family protein, with amino-acid sequence MNPESTTKLYKAPRTDISQNQGRFRIHFNFPGHNHPEHDDHGYGPLATVVESFMDPETLISMHPHQNEEIISWVPSGVMRHDDRQGNELVTDSDHLLVMNAGSGFWHEERTLADDPPLRMLQIFVRPHSLDLPPTIQHEPIADPVANEWRHLFGPEGSDAPLSVRNDVHFYDVRLEEGVSVDLPTKTGWDAYFYVFEGAVTADGMQFDETESGLLVDGGGMTVTAETETTLVAFLVDPDAPVTRQGTIGR; translated from the coding sequence ATGAATCCCGAGTCCACGACGAAACTCTACAAAGCTCCGCGGACGGACATCTCCCAGAATCAGGGACGGTTTCGAATTCACTTCAACTTCCCCGGGCACAATCACCCGGAGCACGACGATCACGGCTACGGCCCGCTCGCGACCGTCGTCGAGTCGTTCATGGACCCCGAGACGCTGATCTCGATGCATCCCCACCAGAACGAGGAGATCATCTCGTGGGTTCCGTCGGGCGTGATGCGCCACGACGACCGACAGGGAAACGAGCTGGTCACCGATTCTGACCACCTGCTGGTGATGAACGCCGGCAGCGGCTTCTGGCACGAAGAGCGCACGCTTGCGGACGATCCACCGCTGCGAATGCTGCAGATTTTCGTCCGCCCGCACAGCCTGGATCTCCCACCGACCATCCAGCACGAACCGATTGCTGATCCGGTTGCCAACGAGTGGCGCCACCTCTTCGGTCCCGAGGGCTCTGACGCGCCGCTGTCCGTGCGCAACGACGTCCATTTCTACGACGTTCGCCTCGAGGAGGGTGTCAGCGTCGACCTGCCAACGAAGACCGGCTGGGACGCCTACTTCTACGTGTTCGAGGGGGCAGTCACGGCTGACGGCATGCAATTCGACGAGACGGAGAGCGGTCTGCTCGTCGACGGTGGTGGGATGACGGTTACCGCGGAAACCGAGACGACACTCGTCGCGTTTCTCGTCGATCCCGACGCACCGGTCACCCGTCAGGGGACTATCGGCCGGTAA